In a single window of the Agrobacterium vitis genome:
- a CDS encoding right-handed parallel beta-helix repeat-containing protein, giving the protein MGNIRNQIRYEMNRLPQLTLVLLFFLLSVPLLPVPFTNVSLMGGNALAATVPAASHGVVAKPCAPSVYDALRDTPLEAESVLRLACKVDLTRDDLVMQNLELLGADASGVSIDCHGGVIGLPGNVPKGAPPTIRIASLRKDDGSWSVPHDIVIRNCKIYGAIHIMGLGANGEAELVRQSSLNRNHTEYAQSVAPSGIVLDNLLIVADGPIPLYVAPGVTHVTLSHSTLQGQTKGSAIYLDAETAHNTISGNSFELATRSREMIAVDGSAHNVIEANSFANAQHGGIFLYRNCGEGGTIRHQTPQHNRIADNKFTYQDAFRPRPAIWLNAREAWRNLYCYQDPPAPFGSGADNHSFADFNTVSGNQIIGGDADLIRDNGENNVLSGNSAKH; this is encoded by the coding sequence GTGGGCAATATCCGCAACCAGATACGCTATGAGATGAACAGGCTTCCACAGCTCACGCTGGTCCTGTTGTTTTTCCTGTTGTCCGTTCCTTTGCTGCCGGTCCCCTTTACCAATGTTTCGCTGATGGGAGGCAATGCGCTAGCGGCAACCGTGCCTGCTGCCAGCCATGGCGTGGTTGCCAAGCCCTGCGCTCCCTCGGTCTATGACGCGCTGCGCGACACACCGCTCGAGGCCGAGAGCGTCTTGCGATTGGCCTGCAAGGTTGACCTGACCCGTGACGATCTGGTGATGCAAAACCTGGAATTGCTGGGGGCCGATGCCAGCGGCGTCAGCATCGATTGCCATGGCGGCGTTATCGGCCTACCGGGAAATGTGCCGAAGGGCGCGCCCCCCACCATCCGCATTGCCTCGCTGCGCAAGGATGACGGGAGCTGGAGCGTTCCACACGACATCGTTATCCGCAATTGCAAGATTTATGGTGCCATCCACATCATGGGGCTTGGCGCCAATGGCGAGGCGGAGCTGGTGCGGCAATCCTCGCTCAATCGCAATCATACGGAATATGCCCAGTCGGTCGCGCCGTCCGGCATCGTCTTGGACAATCTGTTGATTGTCGCCGACGGCCCGATCCCGCTTTATGTCGCACCCGGCGTCACCCATGTGACCCTGTCGCATTCGACGCTCCAGGGGCAGACCAAGGGATCGGCGATCTATCTCGATGCGGAGACCGCGCATAACACCATTTCAGGCAACAGTTTCGAACTGGCGACGCGCAGCCGGGAAATGATTGCGGTCGATGGATCGGCGCATAATGTCATTGAAGCCAATAGCTTCGCCAACGCGCAGCATGGCGGTATTTTTCTCTATCGCAATTGCGGCGAGGGCGGCACGATCCGTCACCAGACCCCGCAGCATAACCGGATCGCCGATAATAAATTCACCTACCAGGACGCTTTTCGCCCGCGCCCGGCCATCTGGCTGAATGCCCGCGAGGCCTGGCGCAATCTCTATTGCTATCAGGACCCGCCCGCCCCCTTCGGGAGTGGTGCCGACAACCACAGCTTTGCCGATTTCAACACCGTTAGCGGCAACCAGATCATCGGCGGAGATGCCGATCTGATCCGCGATAATGGCGAAAACAATGTGTTGAGCGGCAATAGCGCCAAGCACTGA
- a CDS encoding DUF1330 domain-containing protein — MAKGYWIARVDVRDAERYKDYVSTAKPAFERFGAVFLARGGKTDAVEGQSRARNVVIEFPSFQAAYDCYHSPEYQAAVQIRQEVADGEIVLVEGNL; from the coding sequence ATGGCAAAGGGATATTGGATCGCTCGCGTCGATGTGCGTGATGCGGAACGCTACAAAGATTACGTCTCGACGGCAAAGCCGGCTTTTGAGCGTTTCGGCGCGGTCTTTCTGGCCCGTGGCGGCAAGACGGATGCCGTGGAAGGCCAAAGCCGCGCCCGCAACGTGGTCATCGAGTTTCCGTCCTTCCAGGCCGCTTACGATTGCTATCACTCGCCGGAATATCAGGCCGCCGTCCAGATCCGCCAGGAAGTCGCCGATGGTGAGATTGTCCTCGTCGAAGGCAACCTTTGA
- a CDS encoding complex I NDUFA9 subunit family protein: MTFANLPPLVTVFGGSGFVGRHVVRVLAQRGYRVRVAVRRPDLAGFVLPFGNVGQISLAQANLRYRDSVAKAVEGASVVVNCVGILLESGRNKFDAVQDFGARAVAEAATAAGARLVHVSAIGADAKSASSYAASKGRGEDAIRQVAPGAVILRPSIVFGPEDSFFNKFAAMARLSPVLPLIGGGKTKFQPVFVEDVAEAVAKAVDGKAAAGVYELGGPEVLTFRQCLEEMLRVIDRSNPLVSLPFGIASLLASVASAIPLITPPLTNDQLTLLKSDNVVSEAAKKEGRTLTALGITPTAVAAVLPSYLIHFRPHGQYTRSGKAA; this comes from the coding sequence ATGACGTTCGCAAATCTTCCGCCGCTCGTTACCGTTTTCGGAGGCTCCGGATTCGTGGGCAGGCATGTGGTGCGGGTGCTGGCCCAGCGTGGTTACCGGGTCCGCGTCGCCGTACGCCGCCCCGATCTGGCGGGCTTCGTGCTGCCGTTCGGCAATGTCGGACAGATTTCTCTGGCCCAGGCCAATCTGCGCTACCGCGACAGCGTCGCAAAGGCCGTTGAAGGCGCGTCGGTTGTCGTCAATTGCGTCGGTATCCTGCTGGAATCAGGCCGCAACAAGTTCGACGCCGTGCAGGATTTCGGCGCCCGTGCCGTGGCCGAAGCAGCAACCGCTGCCGGCGCCAGGCTGGTGCATGTCTCGGCCATCGGCGCCGATGCGAAATCGGCCTCCAGCTACGCAGCCAGCAAGGGCCGGGGCGAAGATGCCATCCGCCAGGTCGCGCCGGGCGCGGTCATCCTTCGGCCATCCATCGTTTTCGGCCCCGAAGACAGCTTCTTCAATAAATTTGCCGCGATGGCCCGTCTTTCACCCGTTCTGCCGCTGATCGGCGGCGGCAAGACGAAATTCCAGCCGGTCTTCGTTGAAGACGTGGCCGAAGCCGTGGCCAAAGCGGTCGACGGCAAGGCAGCAGCCGGTGTCTACGAACTGGGCGGGCCGGAAGTTCTGACGTTCCGGCAATGTCTTGAGGAAATGCTGCGGGTTATCGACCGCAGCAATCCGCTGGTGTCGCTACCCTTCGGAATTGCTTCGCTGCTTGCCTCCGTCGCCTCGGCTATTCCGCTGATCACCCCGCCGCTGACCAACGATCAGCTGACGCTGCTGAAAAGCGATAACGTCGTCTCCGAGGCCGCCAAGAAGGAAGGCCGGACGCTCACAGCGCTTGGCATTACGCCAACAGCCGTTGCCGCCGTGCTGCCCTCCTATCTCATCCATTTCCGGCCGCATGGACAGTATACCCGCTCCGGCAAGGCGGCCTGA
- a CDS encoding undecaprenyl-diphosphate phosphatase, producing MEDQSIVSALLLGLIEGLTEFIPVSSTAHVLLAGHFLGFKSPGNTFAVLIQLGAILAILAVYIQKLLGIALSLPSNPKSRHFVLAVLVAFLPAAIIGALAHDFIKAVLFETPMLICVMLILGGVILLWVDRMTFKPRYTDVMDYPLSLALKIGLFQCLAMIPGTSRSGATIVGSLLMGTDKRSAAEFSFFLAMPTMLGAFVLDLYKNRNALSMDDGLLIGVGFLAAFISALVVVRGLLDFVSRRGYAPFAWWRIAVGVAGLIGLLVWG from the coding sequence ATGGAAGATCAATCGATCGTCAGCGCCCTTCTTCTCGGTCTTATCGAGGGCCTAACGGAATTCATCCCGGTGTCTTCGACGGCGCATGTGCTGTTGGCCGGTCATTTTCTCGGTTTTAAATCGCCCGGAAACACCTTTGCAGTGCTGATTCAACTCGGTGCCATTCTTGCTATTTTGGCCGTCTATATCCAGAAATTGCTGGGGATTGCCCTGTCTTTGCCCAGCAATCCCAAAAGCCGCCATTTCGTCCTGGCTGTGCTGGTGGCTTTCCTGCCGGCTGCCATTATCGGCGCGCTGGCCCACGACTTCATCAAGGCCGTGCTGTTCGAAACCCCAATGCTGATCTGCGTCATGCTGATCCTGGGCGGTGTGATTCTCCTGTGGGTTGACCGGATGACGTTCAAGCCCCGCTATACCGACGTCATGGATTATCCGCTGTCGCTGGCTCTGAAGATCGGCCTGTTCCAGTGCCTGGCGATGATTCCCGGCACATCGCGTTCGGGCGCAACCATTGTCGGCTCGCTGCTGATGGGCACCGACAAGCGTTCAGCTGCCGAGTTTTCGTTTTTCCTGGCGATGCCGACCATGCTGGGGGCTTTCGTGCTGGATCTCTACAAGAACCGCAATGCGCTCAGCATGGATGACGGCCTGCTGATCGGCGTCGGCTTCCTTGCGGCATTCATTTCGGCGTTGGTCGTGGTGCGTGGACTGCTCGATTTCGTCTCCCGCCGCGGCTATGCGCCTTTTGCCTGGTGGCGGATTGCCGTCGGCGTTGCGGGCCTGATCGGCCTTCTGGTCTGGGGATAA
- a CDS encoding glutathione S-transferase family protein — protein sequence MPTLYHHPMSTTSRFVRLILSEYGFQTDLVEEQTWEKRREFLNLNPAGTLPVYVDDNMRTLCGSTVISEFLDETHGVLKRDRRLLAEDPFQRAEIRRLVDWFLQKMEQDVTRPLARERVFKLQIPNGLGGGAPDSKVLRTARGNIRQHMKYLSWLAGSRTWLAGDRLSYGDLAAGAAVSVLDYLGEIDWAESPIAKDWYQRLKSRPSFRPLLAERVRGLTPVSHYADLDF from the coding sequence ATGCCCACTTTGTATCACCATCCGATGTCAACCACGTCCCGCTTTGTCCGATTGATCCTGTCGGAATACGGTTTTCAGACAGATCTGGTCGAAGAACAGACCTGGGAAAAGCGTCGGGAATTTCTCAATCTCAATCCCGCCGGCACCCTGCCCGTCTATGTCGATGACAATATGCGCACGCTCTGTGGCTCCACGGTCATATCGGAATTCCTGGACGAAACGCATGGCGTGTTGAAGCGGGACCGGAGGCTGTTGGCCGAAGACCCCTTCCAGCGTGCGGAAATCCGCCGGCTGGTGGACTGGTTCCTGCAAAAGATGGAACAGGACGTCACCCGGCCACTCGCCCGCGAACGGGTATTCAAATTGCAGATCCCCAACGGTCTCGGTGGCGGCGCGCCGGATTCCAAGGTGCTGCGCACCGCCCGTGGCAATATTCGCCAGCACATGAAATATCTGAGCTGGCTGGCTGGCTCGCGCACCTGGCTGGCTGGCGACCGGCTCAGCTATGGCGACCTTGCTGCCGGTGCGGCGGTATCCGTGCTGGATTACCTCGGCGAGATCGACTGGGCGGAATCACCCATTGCCAAGGACTGGTATCAGCGGCTGAAATCGCGCCCCTCGTTCCGACCGCTGCTGGCCGAGCGGGTGCGCGGCCTCACTCCTGTTTCCCATTATGCGGATCTGGATTTCTGA
- the queG gene encoding tRNA epoxyqueuosine(34) reductase QueG has product MAKEGSPERTAEKAKARAAKLSAFIRQEAADKGFDLCRITGPESIPQAPARLLEFVNAGYHGTMAWMEETRERRGDPKVLWPQVRSIVMFGLNYGPETDPRALQAQPDKAAISVYARNRDYHDIIKGKLKEIATRFAARAGEDVKVFVDTAPVMEKPLAAAAGLGWQGKHTNLVSREYGSWLFLGSLFTTAELELDAAERDHCGSCRACLDACPTSAFPAPYQIDARRCISYLTIEHKGVIDRDLRPAFGNRIYGCDDCLAACPWNKFAAQAREIKLQAREDLTAPDIAFFLTLDDPGFRSHFSGSPVKRIGRDRFVRNVLIAAGNSGLPTLIAPCLDLLADASPDVRGMAVWALSRLMPPQAFRALAHFIDNEPDSDVRAEWIAAGVTP; this is encoded by the coding sequence ATGGCAAAGGAAGGCAGCCCGGAGCGGACGGCAGAAAAAGCCAAGGCGCGGGCCGCAAAGCTTTCCGCCTTTATCCGCCAGGAAGCGGCGGACAAGGGTTTTGACCTCTGTCGGATCACCGGGCCGGAGAGCATTCCCCAGGCCCCTGCCCGGTTGCTGGAGTTCGTGAATGCTGGCTATCACGGCACCATGGCCTGGATGGAGGAGACGCGCGAGCGGCGCGGCGATCCGAAAGTGCTGTGGCCGCAGGTCCGTTCCATCGTGATGTTCGGCCTGAATTATGGCCCTGAGACCGATCCGCGCGCTCTACAGGCGCAACCGGACAAGGCAGCGATTTCCGTCTACGCCCGCAACCGTGACTATCACGACATCATCAAGGGCAAGCTGAAGGAAATCGCCACGCGCTTTGCCGCCCGGGCTGGTGAGGATGTGAAAGTCTTCGTCGATACAGCGCCTGTCATGGAAAAGCCGCTGGCCGCCGCCGCCGGGCTTGGCTGGCAAGGCAAGCATACCAATCTGGTCAGCCGCGAATACGGCTCCTGGCTGTTTCTCGGCAGCCTGTTCACCACAGCAGAGCTGGAACTGGATGCAGCGGAGCGCGACCATTGCGGCTCCTGCCGCGCCTGTCTCGACGCCTGCCCGACATCGGCCTTTCCTGCCCCGTACCAGATCGATGCCCGCCGCTGCATCTCTTATCTCACCATCGAGCATAAGGGCGTGATCGACCGCGACCTGCGCCCGGCTTTCGGCAACCGCATCTATGGCTGCGACGATTGTCTGGCCGCCTGTCCCTGGAACAAGTTTGCGGCGCAGGCGCGGGAGATCAAGCTTCAGGCCCGCGAAGACCTGACGGCACCGGACATCGCCTTTTTCCTGACCCTTGACGATCCTGGCTTCCGCAGCCATTTCAGTGGCTCGCCGGTCAAGCGGATCGGACGCGACAGGTTTGTGCGCAATGTGCTGATCGCTGCTGGCAATTCAGGACTGCCAACGCTGATCGCGCCCTGCCTGGACCTGCTCGCCGATGCCTCACCGGATGTGCGTGGCATGGCGGTCTGGGCGCTGTCGCGCCTGATGCCGCCGCAGGCATTTCGCGCTCTCGCACACTTTATAGATAATGAGCCCGATAGCGATGTCAGGGCGGAATGGATAGCAGCCGGAGTGACCCCATGA
- a CDS encoding SDR family oxidoreductase yields MRVMIFGAGYSGKAIGQHFIQQGIPVSGTTRSPAKAKVLSDLGIEPLVFDGQHLSDEIIHALACATHVVQSIAPGSDGDPLLRLTEGQLKTWMPQVQWLAYLSTVGVYGDHQGAWVDENTVCKPVSVRSRERVEAEQAWDRAALAAGVPLSTLRLSGIYGPGRNGLVNLAEGTARRLVKKDQVFNRIRVEDIATATWLLAGQNEHGIFNITDHEPAPPQDVVAEAARLMGVEPPPEQAFETAELSPMARSFYGENKRVMNAKIRALGFAFAYPDYRVSLQQLWSSGSWRG; encoded by the coding sequence ATGAGAGTGATGATTTTTGGCGCCGGATATTCCGGCAAGGCGATTGGCCAGCACTTTATCCAGCAGGGCATTCCCGTCAGTGGCACGACGCGCTCACCGGCCAAGGCCAAGGTTTTGAGCGATCTCGGCATCGAACCGCTGGTTTTCGATGGCCAACATCTCTCAGACGAGATCATCCATGCCTTGGCCTGCGCCACCCACGTCGTCCAGTCGATTGCTCCGGGCAGCGATGGCGACCCGCTGCTGCGGCTGACGGAGGGCCAGCTGAAGACATGGATGCCGCAAGTGCAATGGCTGGCCTATCTGTCGACCGTCGGGGTCTATGGCGACCATCAGGGCGCCTGGGTAGATGAGAATACGGTCTGCAAGCCGGTCTCAGTGCGTTCCAGGGAGCGGGTGGAGGCAGAACAGGCCTGGGACAGGGCAGCGCTTGCGGCAGGTGTGCCGCTCTCGACACTGCGGCTGTCAGGCATTTACGGGCCGGGTCGCAATGGTCTTGTCAATCTGGCCGAAGGCACTGCGCGGCGTCTGGTAAAAAAGGATCAGGTGTTCAATCGTATTCGCGTCGAAGATATTGCCACAGCGACCTGGCTCCTGGCCGGGCAAAACGAGCATGGGATCTTCAATATCACCGACCACGAACCCGCCCCGCCGCAGGATGTGGTGGCAGAGGCTGCCCGGCTGATGGGGGTCGAGCCGCCGCCGGAACAGGCCTTCGAGACAGCGGAACTGTCCCCCATGGCGCGGTCCTTTTACGGTGAGAACAAGCGGGTGATGAACGCCAAAATCAGGGCGCTGGGCTTTGCCTTTGCCTATCCCGATTACCGGGTTTCTCTCCAACAACTCTGGTCTTCCGGCAGCTGGCGAGGATAG
- a CDS encoding septal ring lytic transglycosylase RlpA family protein, giving the protein MAAAITSFVAFSPIQAFAANGCGGASWYALYSRTASGERMNPTTLTAAHKWLPFGSKVKVTNRNNGKTVVVRINDRGPFIKGRVLDLSKAAAADIGMVGSGTAKVCYELIG; this is encoded by the coding sequence ATCGCAGCAGCTATTACCTCTTTTGTTGCTTTCAGCCCTATCCAGGCCTTTGCAGCAAATGGCTGCGGTGGCGCTTCCTGGTATGCCCTATACTCGCGCACTGCTTCCGGCGAACGTATGAACCCCACCACATTGACCGCCGCTCACAAGTGGCTGCCCTTCGGCTCCAAGGTCAAAGTCACCAACCGCAACAATGGCAAGACCGTCGTGGTGCGGATCAATGATCGCGGTCCGTTCATCAAGGGTCGGGTTCTGGATCTCTCAAAGGCCGCAGCCGCCGATATCGGCATGGTCGGCAGCGGAACCGCCAAGGTCTGCTACGAGTTGATCGGCTAG
- a CDS encoding RsmB/NOP family class I SAM-dependent RNA methyltransferase: MRLGGRLAGAIEVLSDIETRRRPVADALKDWGLAHRFAGSGDRAAIGNIVYDALRMKLSHAYIMDDDSPAALGYAVLLRQWGMAPESLAADLDGDSFAPVPLTQAQTAAFSSRSLEDAPQFVQGDIPEWVVPSFEAVFGENWLREAQALAVRPSLDLRANTLKANRDKVLKALSHTQARPATISPIGIRIEPGEGPSRLPNVTAELGFQKGWFEVQDEGSQIVSALVEPAEGHQVLDFCAGGGGKTLAMAAAMGNKGQVHAYDSDRKRLAPIIERLKRAGTHNIQVHDRIAALQSLADRFDKVLVDAPCTGTGTWRRRPDTKWRLTDRNLQERIEQQSQALSEAATYVRSGGELIYVTCSVLPEENDRQIEAFIAAHPQFSPMPMLERWTALFGASVAKPTSANGKSLTLSPAATDTDGFFFCRMVRA; this comes from the coding sequence ATGCGTTTGGGCGGACGGCTAGCCGGGGCAATAGAAGTTCTGAGCGATATAGAGACACGCCGCAGGCCAGTGGCCGATGCCCTGAAGGATTGGGGCCTGGCGCATCGCTTTGCCGGATCAGGTGACCGCGCCGCCATCGGCAATATCGTCTATGACGCATTGCGCATGAAGCTTTCCCACGCCTACATCATGGATGACGACAGCCCCGCAGCCCTCGGCTATGCCGTATTGTTGCGGCAATGGGGAATGGCACCCGAAAGCCTTGCCGCGGACCTCGATGGCGACAGCTTTGCCCCGGTTCCCCTGACGCAGGCTCAGACGGCGGCCTTTTCCAGCCGCTCGCTGGAGGACGCACCGCAGTTTGTCCAGGGCGATATTCCGGAATGGGTGGTGCCTAGCTTCGAAGCCGTGTTTGGCGAAAACTGGCTGCGCGAGGCACAGGCGCTCGCCGTGCGCCCCAGCCTCGATCTGCGCGCCAACACGCTGAAGGCCAATCGGGACAAGGTCCTCAAGGCGCTATCCCATACACAGGCAAGGCCTGCCACGATTTCTCCGATCGGTATCCGCATCGAACCGGGCGAAGGCCCGTCGCGCCTGCCGAATGTTACCGCCGAGCTTGGCTTCCAGAAGGGCTGGTTCGAGGTTCAGGACGAAGGCTCGCAGATCGTCTCGGCGCTGGTCGAACCGGCAGAAGGTCACCAGGTGCTAGATTTTTGCGCAGGCGGCGGTGGCAAGACGCTGGCCATGGCAGCCGCCATGGGCAACAAGGGCCAGGTGCATGCCTATGATAGCGACCGCAAGCGGCTGGCGCCGATCATCGAGCGGCTGAAACGCGCAGGCACACACAATATCCAGGTCCATGACCGGATCGCCGCCCTGCAATCTTTGGCCGATCGGTTCGACAAGGTGCTGGTCGACGCCCCCTGCACCGGCACAGGCACCTGGCGCCGCAGGCCCGACACCAAATGGCGGCTGACCGACCGCAATTTGCAGGAGAGGATCGAACAGCAGAGCCAAGCCCTGAGCGAAGCCGCTACCTATGTCCGGTCCGGCGGTGAGTTGATCTACGTCACCTGCTCAGTGCTGCCGGAGGAAAACGACCGGCAGATCGAAGCTTTCATCGCCGCCCATCCGCAATTTTCACCGATGCCGATGCTGGAGCGCTGGACGGCGCTGTTTGGCGCTTCGGTCGCAAAGCCCACCTCTGCCAATGGCAAAAGCCTCACCTTGAGCCCTGCCGCAACAGACACGGACGGGTTTTTCTTCTGCCGGATGGTCAGGGCTTGA
- a CDS encoding imelysin family protein: MSRPFMIGAGLALFIASTSFAAPAAKAPEADAVLKHYAELAEAKYQDSLTTAKTLDAAVDALLAKPSKSTLNKARSAWIKARVPYQQSEVYRFGNKIVDDWEGKVNAWPLDEGLIDYVDKSYGTESDTNALYTANVIANTKIKINGEEVDATNLTPDFLANKLQEAGGVEANVATGYHAIEFLLWGQDLNGTGPGAGNRPFTDYDLKNCTGGHCDRRAQYLKSASTLLVSDLQEMVDAWKPEGEATKTLLADPTSGLKAILTGMGSLSYGELAGERMKLGLLLHDPEEEHDCFSDNTHNSHYYDALGIRSAYTGKYTRVDGTKMTGPSLSDLVAAKDKALDKEMKSKLNTTMKAMTALVKRAKTVEHYDQMIAENNKEGNATVQAGIDGLIDQTKSIQRVVAALDLGEVKLEGSDSLDNPSAVFK; this comes from the coding sequence ATGTCTCGACCATTCATGATCGGCGCCGGACTGGCGCTTTTCATCGCTTCGACCAGCTTTGCGGCTCCGGCAGCGAAAGCGCCGGAAGCGGACGCGGTATTGAAGCATTACGCAGAGCTGGCGGAGGCGAAATACCAGGATTCGCTCACCACAGCCAAGACGCTGGATGCCGCCGTTGACGCGCTCCTCGCCAAGCCCAGCAAGTCGACGCTCAACAAGGCCCGCTCCGCCTGGATCAAGGCGCGCGTGCCCTATCAGCAGTCGGAAGTCTATCGCTTCGGCAACAAGATCGTCGATGACTGGGAAGGCAAGGTCAATGCCTGGCCGCTGGACGAAGGCCTGATCGACTATGTCGATAAATCCTACGGTACTGAGAGCGATACCAATGCGCTGTACACTGCCAATGTGATTGCCAATACCAAGATCAAGATCAACGGCGAAGAGGTGGATGCCACCAATCTGACACCGGATTTCCTGGCCAACAAGCTACAGGAAGCCGGTGGCGTCGAAGCCAATGTGGCAACCGGCTACCATGCCATCGAATTCCTGCTCTGGGGCCAGGACCTGAACGGCACTGGCCCAGGCGCCGGCAACCGTCCCTTTACCGATTACGACCTGAAGAATTGCACCGGCGGTCATTGCGACCGACGCGCCCAATATCTGAAGTCGGCCTCGACCCTGCTGGTCTCCGATCTTCAGGAAATGGTCGATGCCTGGAAGCCGGAAGGCGAAGCAACCAAGACCTTGCTGGCCGATCCAACCTCCGGCCTCAAAGCTATTTTGACCGGCATGGGCTCGCTGTCCTACGGCGAACTGGCCGGCGAGCGGATGAAGCTCGGCCTGCTGCTGCACGATCCGGAAGAAGAGCATGACTGCTTCTCCGACAACACCCATAATTCGCATTATTACGACGCACTCGGCATCCGCTCGGCCTATACCGGCAAATATACCCGCGTCGACGGCACCAAGATGACCGGCCCGTCTTTGTCGGACCTGGTTGCCGCCAAGGACAAGGCTCTGGACAAGGAAATGAAGTCCAAGCTGAACACCACCATGAAGGCGATGACCGCTCTCGTGAAGCGTGCCAAAACCGTCGAGCACTATGACCAGATGATTGCCGAGAACAACAAGGAAGGCAATGCCACCGTTCAGGCTGGCATCGACGGCTTGATCGACCAGACCAAGTCGATCCAGCGCGTCGTGGCTGCCCTCGATCTCGGCGAAGTCAAGCTGGAAGGCTCCGACAGCCTCGACAACCCCAGCGCCGTCTTCAAGTAA
- a CDS encoding di-heme oxidoredictase family protein: protein MPNVRLKTATIILLGGALLMGSLLESSLMAGAFAAELRPDLTPDDRIKVNAVTVPTNDFSKAEAFEAMTAGAASSTGSADAKAFTHPLATLSFEQQQQFSLGEALFQKFWVSAPSSTQASDGLGPLFNARSCESCHQRGGRGHPPGPDGDATSMFLRLARPAHTDEEKAAIAALKALNFGDDTYGRQLQDRAVPGLAAEGRLAVTYQPKTVTLAGGETVTLRVPTYTIDALGYGPMGADTTLSPRIANPMIGMGLIEAIADEDILANAERQAQAGNGVSGTVAKVRDHLSGDIKIGRFGWKAENATVRDQAASALAGDIGISSPDDPRHAGDCTANQPQCLAMPNGVQARLGPVEAPPPVLDLMTFYSETLAPPKRRDVTKPEVLAGKALFYASGCASCHQPKYVTRRNAAYPALSFQLIWPYSDFLLHDMGPDLADGQQVGLASGQQWRTPPLWGLGLTAKVGGRQAYLHDGRATSLPEAVLWHGGEAEKARNAFASMTPGDRKALITFLESL from the coding sequence ATGCCGAACGTGCGGCTGAAGACAGCGACGATAATCCTGCTTGGCGGTGCCCTCCTGATGGGAAGCCTGCTCGAAAGCAGCCTGATGGCAGGCGCCTTTGCAGCGGAGCTGCGCCCGGATCTCACACCGGACGATCGCATCAAGGTCAATGCCGTTACAGTCCCCACCAATGACTTTTCAAAAGCCGAAGCCTTCGAGGCGATGACGGCGGGCGCTGCGAGTTCTACCGGTTCCGCCGATGCCAAGGCCTTTACCCATCCGCTCGCCACCTTGAGTTTCGAGCAGCAGCAGCAATTTTCACTTGGCGAAGCGCTTTTTCAGAAATTCTGGGTCTCCGCTCCCTCCTCCACCCAGGCCTCGGACGGGTTGGGGCCGCTGTTCAACGCCCGCTCCTGCGAAAGCTGCCATCAGCGCGGCGGTCGTGGCCATCCACCCGGACCGGATGGCGATGCCACCTCGATGTTTCTAAGACTGGCTCGACCCGCGCATACCGACGAGGAAAAGGCCGCGATTGCCGCCTTGAAGGCGCTAAATTTTGGCGATGACACCTATGGCCGGCAATTGCAGGACCGCGCCGTACCCGGTCTTGCCGCCGAAGGGCGGCTGGCCGTGACCTATCAACCGAAGACGGTGACGCTTGCCGGTGGTGAAACGGTAACGCTGCGGGTTCCCACCTACACTATCGACGCGCTCGGGTATGGTCCGATGGGAGCAGACACCACGCTATCGCCCCGCATCGCCAATCCGATGATCGGCATGGGCCTGATCGAGGCGATTGCCGACGAAGATATTCTGGCCAATGCCGAGCGGCAGGCCCAAGCGGGCAATGGCGTCTCGGGCACTGTTGCCAAGGTGCGCGATCATCTGAGCGGCGACATCAAGATCGGACGTTTCGGCTGGAAGGCGGAAAACGCCACGGTCCGCGATCAGGCGGCGAGCGCCTTGGCCGGTGACATCGGCATCTCCTCTCCCGACGATCCGCGTCATGCAGGCGATTGCACGGCAAACCAGCCGCAATGCCTGGCAATGCCGAACGGCGTGCAGGCAAGGCTTGGCCCGGTCGAGGCACCGCCGCCGGTGCTGGATCTGATGACCTTCTATAGCGAAACGCTGGCGCCTCCCAAGCGCCGCGACGTGACAAAACCCGAGGTTTTGGCGGGCAAGGCGCTGTTTTATGCATCCGGTTGCGCCAGCTGCCACCAGCCGAAATATGTGACGCGGCGCAATGCCGCCTACCCGGCCCTTTCCTTCCAGCTGATCTGGCCCTATTCCGATTTCCTGCTGCATGATATGGGTCCCGATCTGGCCGATGGGCAACAGGTGGGATTGGCCAGCGGCCAGCAATGGCGCACGCCGCCGCTCTGGGGCCTCGGTCTCACAGCCAAAGTGGGCGGTCGCCAGGCCTATCTGCATGACGGGCGCGCCACCTCCCTGCCAGAAGCTGTTCTCTGGCACGGCGGCGAGGCGGAAAAAGCCCGCAACGCCTTTGCATCCATGACGCCGGGCGACCGCAAGGCGTTGATTACATTTCTGGAGTCACTCTGA